Genomic DNA from Cloeon dipterum chromosome 3, ieCloDipt1.1, whole genome shotgun sequence:
TGTTCACTTCACCAGCTCAGATTGCAAAATGATCGCCCTGGTATGTGTCGCATTATAGTTTTAACCTTCCGCGTAATTAAAGTCGTAGACAAAGTCAGGGCCATTTTTAAGGAAACGGCCGGGGATCTCTGTTCATCGTGATCTTGTCGCGCTTTGTTAAGCATGTCTTTTACACGAGAATGCTctgtgttaattattttaaactactTCTGTTCATTTTAGTAGAAAATTACACTAATAATGTGTTCTTCAATTGCGTTTTGCAAGCAAACGTTTTTTCTCCTGGTTTGTTTTCGTACGTTATGTGTGCCTGGAAATTGACTACTACCACACCACTtgcaaaagaaacaaattaaattattatttttttttttattccgcgAACCATAAAGGTACAAATTGGTCAATTGATGCGAAGCATATAGTGAAAGATTTAGGCGAGACATAATTAATCtagtaatattaatttatttttaaaaatcggtatttgaaatgaaaaaagtaaaaaaaacagctaaagctacaaatatttttcagtttattatttttaattgcgtgtATTTCAAGCtttcaatttggaatttattgaCAGCACTTGAAAGTTCCATTGCCatggattaaaataaagttcaaaattttagtttcctAATTTAACTAATCATTCTTGacatgcttttttaattttcaattgtacTGAAAGTCTTACCTGGGATGGAAAACAACATTGCAGGTtgcagagaattttaataaagttgaCCAGCCTTAAAAGAATGTTTTGTTTACAGGGAACagtaaattttgtgtttaaactGATTTATTAGAAAAACTTATACATTAATCTAGATACGTTGTGTAGGCTCAATTATAAACAATACAATCTAGTAATAGTATTCCATTAGGCATAATTCTATGAGCTACAAATCCGATAAAACGCATGGTTGTATCCGTACAAAGGGAAGGACAAAATGTAATGACTAATGGGTTTTGCGTTGTAGGGCAGAACCGAGGACGCAAAGCAAACTGCGGTCGTGACAACATAATAAGAGACAAATTAATCCAGTGGATGCGAGAAAAAGAGTGCAAATGGGATTAGGGCGGAGGATCGCTTGCGCAGGGTGAGTGATGATTAGGAGGTGCTTTGGTAAGTGGTTATCGGGGGAGAAGAGCTTGATAGTCCGCAGCACGAGTGTTCCTTTCGGCGAAAACTGGTGGGCGAGTGTGTGTGCAATGTACAAGAGAAAATCCTGCCTCCGCTCTGACGACTATTATTCTCACTGCAGAGACTGAAGGTAGGGTCGTCTGTTTGTTTTGATGCTTCCGAGCACCAAGCGATTCATCACGACGAACAGCACCGCAGCAATTATGATGATTACCACGGCCACGATCACGATTATAGACCACGCTGGGATTGCAGACGtttctgtgaaaatttaatttgacataattaaattgagaaaagtaaataacttaatttatttatcaaattatttctaacAGGAATTTTTCTAGTAAAATTTGGTGAGAGATCAATTGAAACTTGAtgacaacaaaataaaattgtctatctcatttaatatttgacagGAACAGAACAAATgactttaataatttaaatagttttaaggaataattttttgataggCTTGCACGCtcaagttcaaaataaaaactttaaatacatggaaaaaaaattcttttaaattttgacagtttaTTCCCCACAAAGAACAttctaaatgcaaataaagagATCCAAATATGCCGAAAATAGGCTGCTACGCGATTGATAGACTCACTAGCTCCCATGAAAAACGCGTGGAAATGATTGATTGATAGATGGTGTGCGTTATGCAAATAGCGTGCCAAATACTCACTGTAGTACGTCCTGTTGATGGTTTTCCTGCCTCGCAAAATTTTCCGGCGGCCTTCCACCTCGTCCATGAACACTGACATGAGCACTGGaacgagcaaaaaaattcattcattacTGAATATTCAAGCAGctggaaaatattcattttgctaCCGCATGTGCTAAGTGCGAAAATTGAGTTGGAAAGTTGGAATGCATAATTCGCGCCATCAAACGATTATCGAGGTGTCTCGCTCGCCAGCGCGTTGGTTACAACTATCCAATGCATGCGAAATTATATCACTctatatgcaaattttcaaccaattTTACACCACCGCCGAGACACATAGAACTGCCTTAAGTTTTTATCCGGCGCGTTGCaggaatagaaaaaaattcacgtGAGCAGAGTTTTGAACTGCTTGCATGTGCCACTTAAAAGCCCTGTTAGATATGAAGCAAAATGTTGCTCTGaatgaaacaaatcaaaaagtgatattcaaattatatttgtgtGCTAAACGCTAAACATCACAACtaacaaaaatagattttggtttatttcagctaaaataaaaatactgattTGCATGCTTATTGTGTAAAATTTACCTTaacaaccaaatttaaattgtttgctcGTTTTTTACTGTCAATTGTTTTGTAATGCAACGCACAGCACAGCACAGAATGTGAAAAAGAGGCAAAATTTGTTCCATTAAACACGATTGCTGtgaattagtttttaataatttgaatactGCGTCAGTACAAATTCAGTTGTGCTTGTTATATATATAAgttgttgattttaatattcttcGTCAAGTTTCGGCCATATATGTTCTTGAGATATTAATTTAcgttattaataaattaattacttattTCCAAAAGGGTATATTGCTAAagattatatataaattcctGAATTTGCTAgggaaaaaacacaaaagtaATTACGATACTATTAATATAGGAATgtttagagaaaataaatttcgtacTGTTTGGATCAATCTATCCTCTATACCAACGAATTGCGTAGTTGAAGTTCAAAACCATTTACGAGTGAAAAAGACTGATAAGCGCGGCCAAGACATTTTGTTTGATGTCGCTAATGAGCAAACGAGGTTTTGCACGTCGGGCCGACCAATTATGCACCGCTGGTTTTTGCGTTTCATGTAAAGGGTGCTTTGAAAAAAGGCGAGTTTTGCGATTCAAAAGGAGTGCCATTGACCCGAGGGGTGACGGCCGGTGTGGGCTGCTTTGCGTCGCGTTTCGAGGGCAATCGCTCATTCGAGAGGGGTGGCGACGGACGGGGTGTGATTTATTCACTACGTGCGTCGAGCGGTGTCACTGCTCGGCGTCGCAACACGAGACAACATGATCCGCAAAGTT
This window encodes:
- the hoka gene encoding uncharacterized protein hoka, whose product is MRVLRSFAVFSLFTLLLMSVFMDEVEGRRKILRGRKTINRTYYKTSAIPAWSIIVIVAVVIIIIAAVLFVVMNRLVLGSIKTNRRPYLQSLQ